In Gopherus flavomarginatus isolate rGopFla2 chromosome 1, rGopFla2.mat.asm, whole genome shotgun sequence, a single genomic region encodes these proteins:
- the FAM181B gene encoding protein FAM181B — translation MAVQAAILNPHHFIPFCFPGSGGLADYADLEKSYEDGGAALLGGGEDPGDFKEATRDLLSFIDSASSNIKLALDKPVKSKRKVNHRKYLQKQIKRCTGIIASAPAAPAPAGGQELPKRPAPPAGAASPQPSCPPGPAGHCKPPAKREASQAASSLQSKSLAALFDSLHQGRAGEKGPAGGSGGGGPRKVPLRNRNLPPSFFTEPVAPPPPPRASPKAPERGGGSPEAAEFFELLGPDYGGLLPEQPPAPEGFPARLPPELGMEPALYEPHLPPLPPHLLGGMLYPEPAWSPPAKKSPCSSLSLPESLRPLPALGAPGAPIYPASADPAPAGGEESPAQLAAAFAPYFPDCPLPPPPPMPYEYSAGYNRVAYSGL, via the coding sequence ATGGCTGTGCAAGCTGCTATCCTCAACCCCCATCACTTCATCCCCTTCTGCTTCCCGGGCTCCGGGGGCCTGGCGGACTATGCTGACCTTGAGAAGAGCTACGAGGACGGGGGAGCCGCTCtcctggggggaggagaagaccCAGGGGATTTTAAAGAAGCCACCAGGGACCTGCTGAGCTTCATAGACTCGGCGTCCAGCAACATCAAGCTGGCGCTGGACAAGCCGGTCAAGTCCAAGAGGAAAGTGAACCACAGGAAGTACCTGCAGAAGCAGATCAAGCGCTGCACGGGCATCATCGCCTCCGCCCCTGCAGCGCCAGCCCCGGCCGGGGGCCAGGAGCTGCCCAAGCGGCCGGCCCCGCCGGCGGGGGCCGCCTcgccccagccctcctgcccgCCCGGCCCCGCCGGCCATTGCAAGCCCCCTGCCAAGCGGGAGGCCTCGCAGGCggccagcagcctgcagagcaagAGCCTGGCCGCCCTCTTCGACTCCCTGCACCAGGGCCGGGCCGGCGAGAAGGGCCCGGCCGGCGGCAGTGGCGGGGGCGGCCCCCGCAAGGTGCCGCTGCGGAACCGCAACCTGCCGCCTTCGTTCTTCACCGAGCCGGtggcgccgccgccgccgccccgcGCCAGCCCTAAGGCGCCGGAGCGGGGCGGCGGCAGCCCGGAGGCGGCGGAGTTCTTCGAGCTGCTGGGGCCCGACTACGGCGGCCTCCTCCCGGAGCAGCCCCCCGCGCCGGAGGGTTTCCCGGCCCGCCTGCCCCCGGAGCTGGgcatggagccggccctgtacgaGCCCCACCTCCCGCCGCTGCCCCCGCACCTGCTCGGGGGGATGCTCTACCCCGAgcccgcctggagcccccccgCCAAGAAGAGCCCCTGCAGCAGCTTGAGCCTGCCCGAGAGCTTGcggcccctgcctgccctgggggcCCCGGGAGCGCCCATCTACCCGGCCAGCGCGGACCCGGCCCCCGCGGGAGGCGaggagagcccagcccagctggcCGCAGCCTTTGCGCCCTacttccctgactgccccctccctcctcctcctcccatgccTTACGAGTACAGCGCCGGGTACAACAGGGTGGCCTATTCGGGCCTCTag